A region from the Candidatus Sulfotelmatobacter sp. genome encodes:
- a CDS encoding T9SS type A sorting domain-containing protein → GVDDIRAQRIAPFDAVPYVLPVGDPLVAPQPPPGGLNELKAQLEVKPNPVHGALRIEFALFRSEPATLDVFDLVGRRVAHRELAASSGARSITLDEGASLAPGLYLVKLTQGDLQIARRAIVAR, encoded by the coding sequence CGGCGTCGACGACATCCGCGCCCAGCGCATCGCGCCCTTCGATGCGGTCCCCTACGTCCTGCCGGTGGGCGATCCGCTGGTGGCCCCGCAGCCCCCGCCCGGCGGGCTGAACGAGCTCAAGGCCCAGCTCGAGGTGAAACCCAATCCGGTGCACGGCGCGCTGCGCATCGAGTTCGCGTTGTTCCGCTCGGAGCCGGCGACGCTCGATGTCTTCGATCTGGTGGGCCGCCGCGTCGCCCATCGCGAGCTCGCGGCTTCGTCGGGCGCACGCTCCATCACGCTCGATGAAGGCGCCTCGCTCGCGCCCGGGCTCTACCTGGTCAAGCTGACACAGGGCGATCTCCAGATCGCGCGCCGCGCCATCGTCGCTCGGTGA
- the dnaX gene encoding DNA polymerase III subunit gamma/tau has translation MAHRALTLKYRPQVFADLIGQDHVSRVLTRALENQRVAHAYLFTGARGVGKTTSARILAKALNCEKRRSERAAGKLKTVDPCNQCTPCVEITSGVSLDVAEIDGASNRGIADVQALREKVRFAPTGGAYRVVIIDEVHQLSGDAFAALLKTLEEPPAHLVFIFATTDPQKLPDTIRSRTQRFDFARVPLRKVADRLVEIQKREAADSEGVKFTLTEDAALLIAHKSEGSMRDAVSALDQVISAGEPEVNEELVRRVLGIADREAFFTLGDAIVRRDPKAALLALHAAFDKGLDPRELAEGLSEHVRHMLILKIDPEGGDLVALARHDLDRLIEQGRDWSESDLLRLLRLASEAALPMRDSPQPLIHLEAAVLQMATLEPGETLATLLERLEQLEQRLGGGGGAAPRGTSGGGPATRATTSAAPARPPAPAPAGAASPSAAPPRRGFGPGGATSGGSDPRASFGTPMTSPSASPAPRPLTNVAAPAGAASATALAEAPELSPELEARWKDVLSGINGRKRMLGAFLEACRFMGCAGNTVCVGMDDLHRVVVEEQENRALIGEEIRRAFGDMHALRCVTGESVGGAAMPRPTAQDLKPMVDQAIAWFEGEVIERARRGETPPE, from the coding sequence ATGGCTCATCGCGCACTCACGCTCAAATACCGCCCGCAGGTCTTCGCCGACCTGATCGGGCAGGACCACGTGAGCCGGGTATTGACCCGCGCGCTCGAGAATCAGCGCGTGGCGCACGCCTACCTGTTCACCGGGGCGCGCGGCGTGGGCAAGACCACCAGCGCTCGCATCCTCGCCAAGGCTCTCAATTGCGAGAAGCGCCGCTCCGAGCGCGCCGCCGGCAAGCTCAAGACCGTCGATCCCTGCAACCAGTGCACGCCGTGCGTCGAGATCACCTCGGGCGTTTCGCTCGACGTGGCCGAGATCGACGGCGCCTCGAATCGCGGCATCGCCGATGTGCAGGCGCTGCGCGAGAAGGTGCGCTTCGCGCCGACCGGTGGCGCCTATCGCGTGGTGATCATCGACGAGGTGCATCAGCTCTCGGGCGACGCGTTCGCCGCATTGCTCAAGACGCTGGAAGAGCCGCCCGCTCATCTGGTGTTCATCTTCGCCACCACCGATCCGCAGAAGCTGCCCGACACCATCCGCTCGCGCACCCAGCGCTTCGACTTCGCGCGCGTCCCGCTGCGCAAGGTCGCCGACCGGCTGGTCGAGATCCAGAAGCGCGAAGCCGCCGATTCCGAAGGCGTGAAGTTCACGCTCACCGAGGACGCGGCGCTCTTGATCGCGCACAAGTCCGAGGGCTCCATGCGCGACGCGGTGAGCGCGCTCGATCAGGTGATTTCGGCCGGCGAGCCCGAAGTGAACGAAGAGCTGGTGCGCCGCGTGCTCGGCATCGCCGATCGCGAGGCGTTCTTCACGCTCGGCGACGCGATCGTGCGGCGCGACCCGAAAGCCGCGCTGCTGGCACTCCACGCCGCCTTCGACAAGGGCCTTGACCCTCGCGAGCTGGCCGAGGGTTTGAGCGAGCACGTGCGCCACATGCTGATCTTGAAGATCGATCCCGAGGGCGGCGATCTGGTGGCGCTCGCGCGCCACGATCTCGACCGATTGATCGAACAGGGCAGGGACTGGAGCGAGAGCGACCTGTTGCGCCTGCTGCGCCTGGCGTCGGAAGCGGCGCTGCCGATGCGCGACAGCCCGCAGCCGCTGATCCACCTCGAAGCCGCGGTGTTGCAGATGGCGACGCTCGAGCCGGGCGAGACGCTGGCGACGCTGCTCGAGCGCCTGGAGCAGCTGGAGCAGCGGCTCGGCGGCGGCGGCGGCGCCGCACCGCGCGGGACATCGGGCGGCGGTCCTGCGACGCGCGCCACGACGTCGGCGGCACCCGCGCGCCCGCCGGCGCCGGCTCCGGCGGGCGCGGCCAGCCCCTCGGCGGCCCCGCCGCGCCGCGGGTTTGGCCCGGGCGGGGCGACCTCGGGCGGATCCGATCCGCGCGCGAGCTTCGGCACGCCGATGACTTCGCCGTCCGCCTCGCCGGCCCCGCGCCCGCTCACGAACGTCGCCGCCCCGGCGGGCGCCGCGAGCGCGACCGCGCTCGCCGAGGCGCCGGAATTGTCGCCCGAGCTCGAAGCGCGCTGGAAGGACGTGCTGAGCGGGATCAATGGTCGCAAGCGCATGCTCGGCGCGTTCCTCGAGGCCTGTCGCTTCATGGGCTGCGCCGGGAACACGGTGTGCGTGGGGATGGACGATCTCCACCGCGTGGTGGTGGAAGAACAGGAGAATCGCGCGCTGATCGGCGAAGAGATCCGCCGAGCGTTTGGTGACATGCAC